One Desulfobulbaceae bacterium DNA segment encodes these proteins:
- a CDS encoding response regulator transcription factor, which produces MPTTKKVVIIDDHDTFRESLKLIVGRMSDFAVVGEAADARKGEEAVRELKPDLTVVDLSLPDKSGIQLTRILKVIRPQNQIVIVSMHSKIDYILGALRAGAVSYLVKESVSRCLVNAFECAVKGEFYLDSALSQEVATKLLDCGLDTIANESYGDLTSREQEILRLLAQGITTKNIAERLFISPKTVTNHRANLMSKLQLHSTVDLVRYAANLGLLDTIS; this is translated from the coding sequence ATGCCGACCACTAAAAAAGTAGTAATCATTGATGACCATGATACCTTTCGCGAGAGTCTTAAGCTGATTGTCGGCAGGATGTCCGATTTTGCCGTAGTCGGTGAGGCGGCAGACGCCAGAAAGGGAGAAGAAGCTGTTCGAGAGTTAAAGCCGGATCTGACCGTGGTTGACCTTTCTCTTCCGGATAAAAGCGGGATTCAGCTGACCAGGATACTTAAAGTAATAAGGCCCCAAAACCAGATTGTCATCGTCAGTATGCACTCAAAAATTGACTATATTCTAGGAGCGCTTCGGGCCGGCGCTGTTAGCTATCTTGTTAAGGAATCAGTTTCACGATGCCTGGTTAATGCCTTTGAATGTGCTGTTAAGGGTGAGTTCTATCTCGACTCAGCCTTGTCGCAGGAGGTTGCGACTAAACTCCTTGATTGTGGATTAGACACTATCGCCAATGAAAGTTATGGGGATCTGACTTCCCGAGAGCAAGAAATTCTACGTCTTTTGGCCCAAGGCATCACTACAAAAAATATTGCAGAAAGGCTTTTTATAAGTCCCAAAACTGTGACTAATCATCGTGCCAACCTCATGAGTAAGCTTCAGCTTCACTCTACAGTTGATCTTGTACGGTATGCGGCAAACTTGGGGTTGCTGGATACCATCTCGTAG